aaacctttTACTGTACGAATTTTACATTACCAAATTTACCTCTAAATTCACTTCTTCCCTTCAAAACAAATTTGGttagaatagtaattttaaaattttttatttatctcacaaatttacaatttttttctttcacctCTACTCCATGTTTCTTATAACAAACTTCTCCAGGGTTAATTTTAAGGAATATTTCTCCCGATGTATTATCTTCCAATGCATGTAGAAAGCAAAAAACGCACCAACATAAGTCTATATGTAGTCGTTCCAAGCAGAGGCCCATACGACTCCTACAACGCCTACCGCAGGCTTCACTTCTCTAATTTCCCACTAAAACTCAGCCATTTATGCCCGATTCTTCCCTGTCTTTCGCCCTCTTCATTCTTGTAATAGAATTtgtacatgtatatatagagacaGAGCCATCATACGTTTTGCAAGAAAACAACTTATTAATCTAATCAAATGTCGATGCAAAAAGTGTCGTATATTGCCGTGGAGGTGGTCTTCTTGACCGCTCTTCTCGTCCTTCCTATTGCGCTGTCCACCAACGATGAACCTATTCCTGCTAATAAGGCTCAATTAAACAGCTGGTTCGACCGCAACGTCGGCCCCTTAGCTTCCCGGGAAGGCTCTTTGGACCCCGCCGTGGTTGAGGCTGAGAAGAATGTCACGGTGGTCCGAGTCAGAACCGACAGAAGTGGAGATTTCAAGACTGTTACTGATGCCATAAAGAGCGTCCCCCAAGGCAACAAGCATCGCGTGATTATATCCATTGGCCCTGGAAACTACATAGAAAAAGTAAAGATCGACAGGTACACGCATTTCATCACATTGTACGGAGACCCGAACAACATGCCGGTTATGCTGTTTGATGGCACGGCTGCGCAGTTCGGGACCCTGGAGAGTGCCACCCTGACTGTGGAGTCCGACTATTTCAGTGCTGTCAATTTGAAAATCGTGGTTTGTGTCTAATTAAACGCCTTTCTTAGCGTTACTTGTTGGTTCCTGAAACCATGCATGTTTGATGATTTGTTTTGTCATTATTCATACAATGTTGGTTCTTGTTAGAATTCCGCACCGAGGCCTGATGGAAAGAGAGTGGGGGCTCAGGCGGTGGCGATGAAAATTGCAGGAGAATATGCATCTTTCTACAACTGCAGAATGTATGGATTTCAAGACACCCTTTGCGATGACAGGGGCAAACATTTGTTCAAAGATTGCTATGTTGAGGGCACCGTCGACTTCATCTTTGGCAGTGGACAATCCCTCTATTTGGTAAAATTCAATTAGCAGTTCTTGattgaaaatattcatataccGACAGTACCTACGTATTATATGATCTTATACTTGTGTATTTTTCGGACGTAGAATTCGGAGATACATGTGATTCCAGGCGATCCAGTGTCGTTCATTGCAGCGCACTCGAGGTCGAAGCACAACGAGGCAAACGGGTATGTTTTTGTACATTGCAGGGTGACGG
This region of Sesamum indicum cultivar Zhongzhi No. 13 linkage group LG4, S_indicum_v1.0, whole genome shotgun sequence genomic DNA includes:
- the LOC105160762 gene encoding pectinesterase 1-like isoform X1 → MSMQKVSYIAVEVVFLTALLVLPIALSTNDEPIPANKAQLNSWFDRNVGPLASREGSLDPAVVEAEKNVTVVRVRTDRSGDFKTVTDAIKSVPQGNKHRVIISIGPGNYIEKVKIDRYTHFITLYGDPNNMPVMLFDGTAAQFGTLESATLTVESDYFSAVNLKIVNSAPRPDGKRVGAQAVAMKIAGEYASFYNCRMYGFQDTLCDDRGKHLFKDCYVEGTVDFIFGSGQSLYLNSEIHVIPGDPVSFIAAHSRSKHNEANGYVFVHCRVTGTNGTAYLARSWFPYGRVIFAYSQLSDAVNPQGWSNNGQNHTDSTVYFGEYHNEGPGSDLSKRAAYGKQLSDAEVKSFISIAYIEGSKWLLPPATPQV